One Oscillospiraceae bacterium genomic region harbors:
- a CDS encoding NUDIX hydrolase, with translation MTREKLLNQIAAYIPYNEQEAADRELILHWIRDHDDAFTRQNKVAHITASAWVVNRDRRKVLLVYHNIYNSWSWLGGHADGETDLLAVALREVKEEAGIANVRPVSPDIYSLESLTVDGHVKKGQYVSSHLHLNVTYLLEADSDEAVSIKEDENSGVAWFTPEEALAKSTEPWFVTHVYAKLIDKLKSSDL, from the coding sequence ATGACACGTGAGAAACTTCTGAACCAAATTGCCGCCTATATACCTTATAATGAGCAGGAGGCCGCCGACAGGGAACTGATCCTGCATTGGATACGGGACCATGATGACGCCTTTACGCGGCAGAATAAGGTGGCACACATAACTGCCTCGGCCTGGGTGGTGAACCGGGACCGCCGCAAGGTGCTGTTGGTGTACCACAACATATACAATTCCTGGTCCTGGCTGGGCGGGCACGCGGACGGCGAGACAGACCTGCTGGCGGTAGCCTTGCGGGAAGTCAAAGAGGAAGCCGGTATTGCCAATGTGCGTCCTGTATCACCGGACATCTATTCGCTGGAATCCCTCACTGTGGACGGGCATGTCAAAAAGGGGCAGTATGTATCCAGCCACCTGCATTTAAACGTCACTTACCTATTGGAGGCCGACTCCGATGAGGCCGTATCTATAAAGGAAGACGAAAACAGCGGCGTGGCCTGGTTCACGCCTGAAGAAGCGTTGGCAAAGTCCACCGAGCCATGGTTTGTCACCCACGTTTATGCAAAGCTGATCGATAAACTAAAAAGCAGTGATCTGTAA
- a CDS encoding PTS maltose transporter subunit IIABC, with protein sequence MQVVIDALNWICGLGPMCMMPIIMFVIGICLRVKIGTLLKCCITTGVGFCGVNLVINTFVAQVGPSVQNMVARFGLHTDIMDVGWPARAAATWAYPLAAVVVFVVLGINILMLVLKATNCVMVDFWSYNHFIFCAAICYYVSGSAIIGLICGAICAIVTFKLADWTQPVVEEEFGLPGVSFPTSNSISWAPLAYLLNKVYDHIPGLNKLQADPESIQKKFGVLGEPLMIGTILGAVFGILGGNDVAGVMTVAMYTAATMVLTPKMMQVLMEGLIPFADAVKELLNKKFSGNKFHIGIDAALTIANPSCIAVGILMVPTTIILAMVLPFNRLLPISDIAYQAMWLSAYPVAFSKGNVVRSYISCVIFTIIMLFIATSLAPVHTALAVAGGYDLAGAALVSTEDAGTHLLSYLLSVVAGLFH encoded by the coding sequence ATGCAAGTTGTTATTGACGCCTTGAACTGGATCTGCGGTTTGGGTCCCATGTGCATGATGCCCATCATCATGTTCGTTATCGGTATTTGTCTGCGTGTTAAGATCGGCACCCTGCTGAAGTGCTGCATCACCACCGGTGTTGGCTTCTGTGGTGTCAACCTGGTCATCAACACCTTTGTTGCACAGGTTGGCCCCAGCGTGCAGAACATGGTCGCCCGCTTTGGCCTGCATACCGACATCATGGATGTGGGTTGGCCTGCCCGTGCCGCCGCTACCTGGGCTTACCCCTTGGCCGCTGTGGTCGTCTTCGTCGTCCTGGGCATCAACATCCTGATGCTGGTTCTGAAGGCTACCAACTGCGTCATGGTCGACTTCTGGAGCTACAACCACTTCATCTTCTGCGCTGCTATCTGCTATTATGTTTCCGGCAGCGCCATCATCGGCCTGATCTGCGGTGCTATCTGCGCTATCGTTACCTTCAAGCTGGCCGACTGGACCCAGCCTGTCGTTGAGGAAGAGTTCGGCCTGCCCGGCGTTTCCTTCCCCACCTCCAACAGCATCAGCTGGGCACCTCTGGCTTACCTGCTGAACAAAGTTTACGACCACATCCCCGGCCTGAACAAGCTGCAGGCTGACCCCGAGAGCATCCAGAAAAAGTTCGGCGTCCTCGGCGAGCCTCTGATGATCGGCACCATCCTGGGCGCTGTGTTCGGCATCCTGGGCGGCAACGATGTTGCCGGCGTTATGACCGTTGCTATGTACACCGCTGCTACCATGGTCCTGACCCCGAAGATGATGCAGGTCCTGATGGAAGGCCTGATTCCGTTTGCTGATGCCGTTAAGGAGCTGCTGAACAAGAAGTTCAGCGGCAATAAGTTCCACATCGGTATCGATGCTGCCCTGACCATCGCTAACCCCAGCTGCATCGCCGTTGGCATCCTGATGGTCCCCACCACCATCATCCTGGCCATGGTCCTGCCCTTCAACCGTCTGCTGCCCATCTCTGATATTGCTTACCAGGCCATGTGGCTGTCCGCTTACCCGGTCGCATTCAGCAAGGGCAATGTTGTCCGCAGCTATATTTCTTGCGTGATCTTCACCATCATCATGCTGTTCATCGCTACCTCTCTGGCTCCTGTCCACACCGCACTGGCTGTGGCTGGCGGCTATGACCTGGCCGGTGCCGCTCTCGTCTCCACTGAGGATGCCGGTACCCACCTGCTCTCCTACCTGCTGAGTGTTGTTGCAGGTCTGTTCCACTAA
- the dgoD gene encoding galactonate dehydratase, translating into MKISGITVYEVKPRWIFVKITTDEGIEGWGEMISGTKTETVVAGAKEMGEYLLGRDPFEIERLWQEMYKSFFRGGPINGTIVSGMEMALWDIKGKAFGVPVYEFLGGKARDRIKVYSWIGGDRPDDVAKAALERRAMGFDAVKMNATEELHYIDSFAKIQAVVDRVASIREACGNDFGIAVDFHGRVHKPMAKVLAHELEPYKLMFMEEVVLPENEEGFREVANQVSTPLATGERLVSRWQYKNLFREGAIDIIQPDVALVGGILETKKIVAMAEAFDMAAAPHAPYGPIALAATLQVDVCSPNVFIQEQSLGIHYNKGFDLLDFVKNKDIFQYKDGYVDVPTKPGLGLEIDEDLVKEVSAEGLHWTNPKWRNYDGTMAEW; encoded by the coding sequence ATGAAAATTTCCGGTATTACCGTATATGAGGTCAAACCCCGCTGGATCTTTGTTAAGATCACCACCGATGAAGGCATCGAGGGCTGGGGAGAGATGATCTCCGGCACCAAGACCGAAACCGTCGTGGCCGGTGCCAAGGAAATGGGCGAGTATCTGCTTGGCCGTGACCCGTTCGAGATCGAGCGCCTGTGGCAGGAGATGTACAAGTCCTTCTTCCGCGGCGGCCCTATCAACGGCACCATCGTCTCCGGCATGGAGATGGCCCTGTGGGACATCAAGGGCAAGGCTTTTGGCGTGCCCGTGTATGAGTTCCTGGGCGGCAAGGCCCGCGACCGCATCAAGGTCTACTCCTGGATCGGAGGCGACCGTCCCGACGATGTGGCCAAGGCCGCGCTGGAGCGCCGTGCCATGGGTTTTGACGCTGTCAAAATGAACGCTACCGAGGAGCTGCACTACATTGACTCCTTTGCCAAGATCCAGGCCGTTGTGGACCGCGTTGCCTCCATCCGCGAGGCCTGTGGCAATGATTTCGGCATCGCTGTCGACTTCCACGGCCGTGTGCATAAGCCGATGGCCAAGGTGCTGGCCCATGAACTGGAGCCCTACAAGCTGATGTTCATGGAGGAAGTTGTCCTGCCCGAGAACGAGGAAGGCTTCCGCGAGGTCGCCAACCAGGTCTCCACCCCGCTGGCTACCGGCGAGCGCCTGGTCAGCCGCTGGCAGTACAAGAACCTCTTCCGTGAGGGTGCCATCGACATCATCCAGCCTGACGTTGCCCTGGTTGGCGGCATCCTGGAGACCAAAAAGATCGTCGCCATGGCTGAGGCCTTTGATATGGCTGCCGCGCCCCACGCCCCCTACGGCCCCATTGCGCTGGCCGCTACATTGCAGGTGGATGTCTGCTCTCCCAACGTCTTTATCCAGGAGCAGAGCTTGGGCATCCACTACAATAAGGGCTTTGACCTGCTGGACTTCGTCAAGAATAAGGACATCTTCCAGTACAAGGATGGCTATGTGGATGTACCCACCAAGCCCGGCCTGGGTCTGGAGATCGACGAGGACCTCGTCAAGGAAGTTTCCGCCGAGGGCCTGCATTGGACCAACCCCAAGTGGCGTAACTACGATGGCACCATGGCCGAGTGGTAA
- a CDS encoding capsular biosynthesis protein, translating to MSQNLVDLHCHILPGIDDGARDLNISMALLRKEVQDGVAGIVFTPHFHYERISVEDFAAKRRAAFLQVAKAAKETGLPLAAKLGAEVYFTTALPSLDLRALAFAKSNYILIEFPTTCHPAGIDETLYAVRQRGYTPILAHVERYPFVTEDPTLLYNWVSEGCLAQINASGLVREGRTAHWLLKLLEWNLVHLLCTDCHSIDTRPPNLKAGYSKLPTPIARRLRRNSIEVYLGNELVPPEPTKPQYRFGRWV from the coding sequence ATGAGCCAGAATTTGGTAGACCTGCATTGCCATATCCTGCCCGGCATCGATGATGGTGCCCGGGACCTGAACATTTCCATGGCGCTTTTGCGCAAAGAAGTCCAGGACGGTGTGGCTGGCATTGTATTTACCCCACACTTCCATTATGAGCGTATCTCGGTAGAGGATTTTGCCGCAAAGCGCCGCGCCGCGTTTTTACAGGTAGCCAAGGCCGCCAAAGAGACCGGCCTGCCGCTGGCGGCCAAGTTGGGTGCAGAGGTGTACTTTACAACGGCTCTGCCCAGTCTTGATTTGCGCGCGCTGGCCTTTGCCAAATCAAACTACATTCTTATCGAATTTCCTACCACCTGCCACCCCGCAGGCATTGACGAAACGCTGTACGCTGTGCGCCAGCGCGGCTATACGCCGATTCTGGCCCATGTGGAGCGTTATCCTTTCGTGACCGAGGATCCTACCCTGCTGTACAACTGGGTCAGCGAGGGCTGTCTGGCGCAGATCAACGCCAGCGGCCTGGTGCGGGAAGGCCGCACGGCCCACTGGCTGCTAAAATTGCTGGAATGGAACCTGGTGCATCTGCTTTGCACCGACTGCCACTCGATCGACACCCGCCCGCCAAACCTGAAAGCCGGGTACAGCAAGCTGCCAACCCCCATCGCCCGCCGCCTGCGCCGCAACAGCATTGAAGTCTACCTGGGTAATGAACTTGTCCCACCCGAGCCGACCAAGCCGCAATACCGCTTTGGCCGCTGGGTGTGA
- a CDS encoding bifunctional 4-hydroxy-2-oxoglutarate aldolase/2-dehydro-3-deoxy-phosphogluconate aldolase, whose product MDMYAITAEHPLLGILRNVPPEKTIDYADAAVRGGVAFFEVALNSPHALEQITMLRKHFGDRCLIGGGTAITTERCRTAVDAGAQFLLTPGTPVDVLEYCAKNDIALLPGVLTPTDVAVSLEYGFKTMKLFPAGSMPMSYLKDLKGPFDDTHYMAIGGVNPQNIRQFFDAGYLSVGLASSLMPKDAVAANDWETCEAYVRDLVSRIGRN is encoded by the coding sequence ATGGATATGTATGCAATCACCGCAGAGCACCCGCTGCTGGGCATCCTGCGCAATGTCCCGCCGGAAAAAACCATCGACTATGCCGATGCCGCTGTGCGCGGCGGCGTAGCGTTCTTTGAGGTGGCCCTCAACAGCCCCCACGCGCTGGAGCAGATCACCATGCTGCGCAAGCACTTTGGTGACCGCTGCCTGATAGGCGGCGGCACGGCCATCACCACCGAGCGCTGCCGCACCGCAGTGGACGCCGGTGCCCAGTTCCTGCTGACCCCCGGCACCCCTGTGGACGTGCTGGAGTACTGCGCCAAGAACGATATTGCCCTACTGCCCGGCGTGCTGACCCCCACCGATGTGGCCGTCAGCCTGGAGTATGGCTTTAAGACCATGAAGCTTTTCCCTGCTGGCAGCATGCCGATGAGCTATCTGAAGGACCTGAAGGGTCCCTTCGACGATACCCACTACATGGCCATTGGCGGTGTGAACCCGCAGAATATCCGCCAGTTCTTTGACGCCGGCTACCTGAGCGTAGGTCTGGCCAGCAGCCTGATGCCCAAGGACGCCGTGGCTGCCAACGACTGGGAGACATGCGAGGCCTATGTCCGTGACCTGGTCAGCCGCATCGGCCGCAACTGA
- a CDS encoding sigma 54-interacting transcriptional regulator, which produces MATLTELIRQEDPKRPYTDEQLAQMLQLRREQVVELRRINGIPNSWMRLRPALVVEMQKLLEQEPGLSDRSLTLRLNAMGYNVSRYLVKELHSNLPEKEAEPQPEPAVEITTQEETEGTNVFAGMIGYDGGLKAQIHQAKAAVSYPPNGLHTLIIGPSGSGKTFLAENMYHYAVQQGLLAPDAPFVSFNCADYADNPQLLNSQLFGYVRGAFSGANATKDGLVQKADGGILFLDEIHRLSGEGQEMLFYLLDKGSYRRLGDSGPARKVNVRLIAATTSSPESALLLTFRRRIPIVISMPGIADRPMAERFAVLQSIFAGEYKKIDRKLVVEREAVRILLQYDCPGNIGQMQSDIQVCCANAFLESVSKQEDTVYIRAELVQQLISAGSLTRLLEVESCYDRQLVFPQVEDDASQTLDKMYYRLKEIAEEDCTPEARMKALQTVLLGRVLPQNNLHNNNTAKSLEQERQEVRKVVLAVLAEMRDSLNSCRKDFEDALVLSLTTDVPQNANGAQISLAEKYPAEMELAQQFIDRFRAKRPCNISDYKRQMLTLCLVAFSARKMERRIRIILMAHGQVGPAMAEVVNHVLQDDNAIGFSMGWDEPNEQVLERAIRLVQQVDEGLGCLLLVDMGSLASFAPEISLRTGVSVRCVARVDTLMALDAVNRASFRDKCTLDELADALEIGRLHAGFSDLEQRTGKPSAILTVCITGEGYARRIESFLKATVVECSDIKIVDVGLLNRDAMLARVEELRRDYDIVAAVGTINPELPGIPFLPMNYIFSGRGSMALTNLLEAHCQHNSGIGDLLDPQLILCDADFQNKNDALDTMCMMLMEKGCVKPEFLLSVYKRENLGVTCLPGHIAIPHGEPAYVTKPAICVAKICHPLDWTGGFVAEIVFLFALDEKCQGFVQNFCDIIKDENYVKKLLSAKNAKEIYDFLK; this is translated from the coding sequence ATGGCCACTCTGACTGAACTGATCCGACAGGAAGACCCCAAACGCCCCTATACCGATGAACAACTGGCCCAGATGTTGCAGCTGCGCCGCGAACAGGTAGTGGAACTGCGGCGGATCAACGGCATTCCTAACTCTTGGATGCGGCTGCGCCCGGCGCTGGTGGTAGAGATGCAGAAACTTCTGGAGCAGGAGCCGGGGCTTTCGGATCGGTCGCTGACCCTGCGGCTGAACGCGATGGGCTACAATGTCTCGCGCTATCTGGTAAAGGAACTGCACAGCAATTTGCCAGAAAAAGAAGCCGAGCCGCAGCCTGAACCGGCCGTAGAAATCACCACGCAAGAGGAAACCGAGGGCACCAACGTGTTTGCCGGGATGATCGGCTACGACGGCGGCCTGAAAGCGCAGATCCATCAGGCGAAGGCGGCGGTATCTTATCCACCCAACGGCCTGCACACACTCATTATTGGTCCGTCTGGTTCCGGCAAAACGTTTCTGGCAGAGAATATGTACCACTATGCGGTGCAGCAGGGCCTGCTGGCGCCGGATGCCCCCTTTGTCTCCTTCAACTGCGCCGATTACGCCGACAATCCGCAGCTGCTGAACAGCCAGTTGTTTGGCTATGTGCGCGGCGCGTTCAGCGGCGCCAACGCCACTAAGGACGGCCTGGTGCAGAAGGCAGACGGCGGCATCCTGTTTTTGGATGAGATCCACCGTCTGTCCGGGGAAGGGCAGGAAATGCTTTTCTACCTGCTGGACAAGGGCAGCTACCGCCGACTGGGCGATTCCGGCCCGGCACGTAAGGTCAATGTGCGGCTGATCGCCGCTACCACCTCTTCGCCGGAGTCGGCCCTGCTGCTGACGTTCCGCCGCCGTATCCCCATCGTCATCTCGATGCCCGGCATCGCTGACCGCCCGATGGCGGAGCGGTTTGCCGTGCTGCAAAGCATCTTTGCGGGGGAGTACAAGAAGATCGACCGCAAGCTGGTGGTGGAACGGGAGGCCGTGCGCATCTTATTGCAATATGATTGTCCCGGCAACATCGGCCAGATGCAGAGCGACATCCAGGTCTGCTGCGCCAACGCGTTTTTGGAGAGCGTCTCCAAGCAGGAAGACACTGTTTACATCCGTGCCGAACTGGTGCAGCAGTTGATCTCGGCAGGCAGCCTGACCCGTTTGCTGGAAGTGGAAAGCTGTTATGATCGGCAGCTGGTCTTCCCGCAGGTGGAGGACGACGCCAGTCAAACGCTGGATAAAATGTACTACCGACTGAAAGAAATTGCCGAGGAAGACTGCACGCCTGAAGCGCGGATGAAAGCCCTGCAGACCGTACTGCTGGGCCGCGTGCTGCCGCAGAACAACCTGCACAATAACAACACGGCGAAATCGCTGGAGCAGGAGCGGCAGGAAGTGCGCAAGGTCGTGCTGGCTGTGCTGGCCGAGATGCGGGACAGCCTGAATTCCTGCCGCAAGGACTTTGAGGACGCGTTAGTGCTCAGCCTGACCACGGATGTGCCCCAAAACGCCAACGGTGCACAGATTTCACTGGCGGAAAAGTACCCGGCTGAGATGGAGCTGGCCCAACAGTTTATTGACCGTTTCCGCGCCAAGCGGCCCTGCAATATAAGCGACTACAAGCGGCAGATGCTCACCCTGTGCCTGGTGGCATTCTCGGCCCGCAAGATGGAGCGGCGCATCCGCATCATACTGATGGCTCACGGCCAGGTCGGCCCGGCCATGGCTGAGGTCGTGAACCATGTGCTGCAGGACGACAACGCCATCGGCTTCTCCATGGGCTGGGACGAGCCCAACGAGCAGGTGTTGGAGCGCGCCATCCGTCTGGTCCAACAGGTGGATGAGGGGCTGGGCTGCCTGCTGCTGGTGGATATGGGTTCGCTGGCGTCCTTTGCGCCGGAGATTTCCCTGCGCACCGGTGTCAGCGTGCGGTGCGTGGCCCGCGTGGATACGCTGATGGCGCTGGACGCCGTGAACCGGGCCAGTTTCCGGGATAAATGCACGCTGGATGAACTAGCGGATGCGCTGGAAATCGGTCGTCTGCACGCCGGATTCTCCGATCTGGAGCAGCGTACCGGTAAGCCGTCTGCGATCCTGACGGTCTGCATCACCGGCGAGGGTTACGCCCGCCGCATAGAGAGCTTCTTGAAAGCCACCGTGGTGGAGTGCAGCGACATCAAAATTGTGGATGTGGGCCTGCTGAACCGCGATGCTATGCTGGCCCGCGTGGAAGAACTGCGCCGGGACTACGACATCGTGGCCGCGGTAGGCACCATCAACCCGGAACTGCCGGGCATTCCGTTTTTGCCGATGAACTACATCTTCTCTGGCCGCGGCTCGATGGCGCTGACAAACCTGCTGGAGGCCCACTGCCAGCACAACAGCGGCATCGGCGATCTGCTGGACCCGCAGCTGATCCTTTGCGATGCAGATTTCCAGAACAAGAACGATGCGCTGGACACCATGTGCATGATGCTGATGGAGAAAGGCTGCGTCAAGCCGGAATTTTTGCTGAGCGTCTACAAGCGAGAGAACTTAGGCGTAACCTGCCTGCCGGGGCATATTGCCATCCCCCACGGCGAGCCCGCCTACGTCACAAAACCTGCCATCTGCGTCGCCAAAATCTGCCATCCGTTGGACTGGACGGGCGGATTTGTGGCTGAAATTGTTTTTTTGTTTGCGCTGGACGAAAAATGCCAGGGATTTGTACAAAATTTCTGCGATATTATTAAAGACGAAAATTACGTAAAGAAGTTATTATCTGCAAAAAATGCCAAGGAGATCTACGATTTCCTAAAATAG
- a CDS encoding PTS sugar transporter subunit IIA: MKAKSKEDALHQLYEVLLKNGKVKTSFYDAVLERERDYPTGLELEEYNAAIPHVVPAHVEHSAMGIAVLDTPVTFQRMDDDEATVDVNVIFNIALDVNGKQIDILQEIMAILADKDVMGQLVKADTPQDVMNILKKEG; encoded by the coding sequence ATGAAAGCAAAAAGTAAAGAGGATGCTCTGCACCAGCTGTATGAAGTTCTTTTGAAAAACGGGAAGGTAAAGACCAGCTTTTACGATGCTGTCTTGGAGCGTGAGCGCGATTACCCCACCGGCCTTGAACTGGAAGAGTACAATGCAGCAATTCCTCATGTGGTCCCGGCTCATGTTGAACATTCTGCCATGGGCATTGCGGTCCTGGATACGCCCGTTACGTTCCAGCGCATGGATGACGATGAAGCCACGGTGGACGTCAATGTGATCTTCAACATTGCATTGGATGTTAACGGCAAGCAGATCGACATCCTGCAGGAGATCATGGCGATCCTGGCGGACAAGGACGTGATGGGGCAGTTGGTCAAGGCCGACACCCCGCAAGATGTTATGAACATTTTAAAGAAAGAAGGATGA
- a CDS encoding LysR family transcriptional regulator, with product MTLQQLRYVTAIAETGTLSEAARRFYIAQPSLTASLRELEEELGLTIFRRTNRGAVLTPEGEEFLGYARQVLAQMDLMEEKYLGAAPVKHQFCVSTQHYSFAVEAFVELLREYGGPEYDFRIRETQTYELIEDVALLRSEVGVLYLNKDNETVLRKVIREHDLQFTPLFTAKPHVFVSASSPLAAKPAVTLDDLAPYPRLSYEQGEHNAFYFSEEILSTRDSKKDILVSDRATLFNLLIGLNGYTICSGVISESLNGPNIVAVPLLVDDAMQIGYLTHKQVQPGLFGKRYIEILQKRTAQ from the coding sequence ATGACCTTGCAGCAGCTGCGGTACGTGACCGCCATTGCAGAGACCGGCACTTTAAGCGAAGCCGCCCGCCGCTTTTATATTGCCCAGCCCAGCCTGACGGCCTCGCTGCGGGAACTGGAGGAGGAGCTTGGCCTGACAATCTTCCGCCGCACCAACCGCGGTGCGGTGCTGACGCCGGAAGGTGAGGAGTTCCTAGGCTATGCGCGGCAGGTGCTGGCCCAGATGGACTTAATGGAAGAAAAGTACCTGGGCGCGGCGCCGGTCAAGCATCAATTCTGCGTGTCCACCCAGCACTACTCCTTTGCAGTGGAAGCCTTTGTGGAGCTGTTGCGGGAGTACGGCGGCCCGGAGTACGACTTCCGCATCCGCGAGACCCAGACCTACGAGCTGATCGAGGATGTGGCCCTATTGCGCAGCGAGGTCGGCGTGCTTTACTTAAATAAGGATAACGAGACCGTCCTGCGCAAGGTCATCCGGGAGCATGACCTGCAGTTTACGCCGCTGTTTACGGCCAAGCCGCATGTATTTGTCAGCGCGTCCAGCCCGCTGGCGGCCAAGCCCGCCGTCACGCTGGACGACCTGGCCCCATACCCGCGCCTTTCCTATGAGCAGGGCGAGCACAACGCCTTTTATTTTTCCGAAGAAATTTTAAGCACCCGGGACAGCAAAAAAGACATCCTCGTCAGCGACCGCGCCACGCTGTTCAACCTGCTCATCGGCCTGAACGGCTATACCATCTGCAGCGGCGTCATCAGTGAGTCATTGAACGGTCCCAATATCGTGGCCGTGCCCCTGCTGGTGGACGATGCCATGCAAATCGGCTACCTGACCCACAAGCAGGTCCAGCCGGGGCTGTTTGGCAAACGGTATATTGAGATTTTGCAAAAGCGCACAGCGCAATAA
- a CDS encoding 5-methyltetrahydropteroyltriglutamate--homocysteine S-methyltransferase: protein MATLRSPFRYDFVGSFLRPQAIKTARAEFKAGEITREQLTAVENEQITLLIEKQKRAGYHAITDGEFRRSYWHLDFMWGFAGIDEIELDHGYYFQGEETTHGSIRVSGKISGENHPFVEHYKFVKQFEDENCIARQTMPAPAQLLAELYREDNGKNTVAVYPDHEQLLQDIAAAYRTVIRDLYNAGCRSIQFDDCTWGMFCDPNYQAFIAQAGVKLEDQANEYLRLNNLALEGRPADLALTTHVCRGNYHSTWASRGGYAPIAPILFAHENVDAFYLEFDDERSGNFEPLQYVAEGKKVVLGLITTKSPRLEDKAAVIARIHEAEKYIPLDRLCLSPQCGFASCEIGNKLTDLEQWNKLKLVKEIAEEVWGK from the coding sequence ATGGCTACACTGCGCTCCCCGTTCCGTTACGATTTTGTGGGCAGCTTCCTTCGTCCGCAGGCTATCAAGACCGCCCGCGCCGAGTTCAAGGCCGGCGAGATCACCCGCGAGCAGCTGACCGCTGTGGAAAATGAACAGATCACCCTGCTCATCGAAAAGCAAAAGCGCGCCGGCTACCACGCCATCACCGATGGCGAATTCCGCCGCAGCTATTGGCACCTGGACTTTATGTGGGGCTTTGCCGGTATCGACGAGATCGAGCTGGACCACGGCTACTACTTCCAGGGAGAGGAAACCACCCATGGTTCCATCCGCGTCAGCGGCAAAATCAGCGGCGAAAATCATCCTTTTGTCGAGCATTACAAGTTCGTTAAACAGTTCGAGGACGAAAACTGCATCGCCCGACAGACGATGCCTGCTCCCGCCCAGCTGCTGGCCGAGCTTTACCGCGAGGATAACGGCAAAAACACCGTCGCTGTTTACCCCGACCATGAGCAGCTGCTGCAGGACATTGCCGCCGCCTACCGCACAGTCATCCGTGACCTGTACAATGCAGGCTGCCGCAGCATCCAGTTCGACGACTGCACTTGGGGCATGTTCTGCGACCCCAACTATCAGGCCTTTATCGCCCAGGCAGGCGTCAAGCTGGAAGACCAGGCCAACGAGTACCTGCGCCTGAACAATCTGGCTTTGGAGGGCCGCCCTGCTGACTTGGCTCTGACCACCCATGTCTGCCGCGGCAACTATCACTCCACCTGGGCCAGCCGTGGCGGCTACGCTCCCATTGCACCCATCCTGTTTGCCCACGAGAACGTGGACGCCTTCTACCTGGAGTTCGACGACGAGCGCTCCGGCAACTTTGAGCCGCTGCAGTACGTGGCCGAGGGCAAAAAAGTCGTGCTAGGCCTTATCACCACCAAGTCCCCGCGGCTGGAGGATAAGGCTGCCGTCATCGCCCGCATCCACGAAGCCGAAAAGTACATCCCGCTGGATCGCCTCTGCCTCAGCCCGCAGTGCGGCTTTGCCTCCTGCGAGATCGGCAACAAGCTGACCGACCTCGAGCAGTGGAACAAACTCAAACTGGTGAAAGAGATTGCTGAGGAAGTCTGGGGTAAGTAA
- a CDS encoding PTS lactose transporter subunit IIB: MKKIMVCCGSSMITSTIAINKLKTAMANAGIDVKFIQCKFAEVQGKVKVERPDVIVPTGALKDSLTDSVPVVRGTCFVTGVGEKEAIDEIIKILRG, from the coding sequence ATGAAAAAGATTATGGTTTGCTGTGGTTCTTCCATGATCACCTCTACCATCGCTATTAACAAGCTGAAGACCGCTATGGCCAACGCTGGCATTGATGTCAAGTTCATTCAGTGCAAGTTCGCCGAGGTCCAGGGCAAAGTCAAGGTCGAGCGCCCCGACGTTATCGTGCCCACCGGCGCACTGAAGGACAGCCTGACCGATTCCGTTCCCGTTGTGCGCGGCACCTGCTTCGTGACCGGCGTTGGCGAGAAAGAGGCCATCGACGAGATCATCAAGATCTTGCGCGGCTGA